A genomic region of Micropterus dolomieu isolate WLL.071019.BEF.003 ecotype Adirondacks linkage group LG11, ASM2129224v1, whole genome shotgun sequence contains the following coding sequences:
- the ngb gene encoding neuroglobin: MEKLSGKDKELIRGSWESLGKNKVPHGVIMFSRLFELDPALLSLFHYSTKCASTQDCLSSPEFLEHVTKVMLVIDAAVSHLDDLHSLEDFLLNLGRKHQAVGVSTQSFAVVGESLLYMLQCSLGQAYTAPLRQAWLNMYSIVVAAMSRGYGENKAD, from the exons ATGGAGAAGCTGTCGGGGAAAGACAAGGAGCTGATACGAGGCAGCTGGGAAAGCCTGGGCAAGAACAAAGTTCCTCATGGTGTCATCATGTTTTCCAG ACTGTTTGAGCTGGACCCTGCGCTCCTCAGTCTTTTCCACTACAGTACAAAGTGTGCCTCCACACAAGACTGTCTCTCCAGCCCCGAGTTCCTGGAACATGTCACCAAG GTGATGCTTGTGATCGACGCAGCAGTCAGCCACCTGGACGACCTTCACTCCTTGGAGGACTTTCTGCTCAACCTTGGGAGGAAGCATCAGGCAGTGGGAGTCAGCACACAGTCATTTGCT GTGGTGGGTGAGTCCCTTCTCTACATGCTGCAGTGCAGTCTGGGCCAGGCCTACACCGCGCCGCTGCGTCAAGCCTGGCTAAACATGTACAGCATCGTGGTTGCAGCCATGAGCCGAGGGTACGGCGAGAACAAGGCTGACTGA
- the fam161b gene encoding protein FAM161B isoform X1 — MSKLETMLEDGLRSELMLQQQLKTLSKNLRQQLQETERRQREELERRIHQNALLSTDVDRESGDKNEVNHLAEQVGMVRSTSTSPLTTDKETLHHPRQSDTPNSSSTVWVSPTYRTFTLTPARIQQCERFALSKTTQMSKEEEAEAECQKKFCALPAPSNVSQPLYQEMVELREKERKQGREQRRDFLLSIQKPFSFQEREKEKREKLIAMLNQVSNDQKNKAATVRKPRHKEVKDSSGSELKEQEICRQASTWTTVGYENPTVSVSSKLRTAERTRKEKLGFLDERPSFQPKIIHQVPDFSRLHKALQTEGLRKTQSKDVKDVIKCQPFFLRTSALPARQSRMSPENSQVPKRRNLSRSKSLGALTSLSTDTLPTYITDAVRKRCMAIRKSMEMRDSKNQETADWLRKYQMRSQAMKKTVTLHAKLLDPHSSLKEVYNEKLQHHREADQQRMREYTRELQDIKARVRERPYLFEQLKQKNAKAHAEQTYRNTLMKAGLKEQFVEENGEAVEVKSTSTSSEDNTDENDIQSREENLDDGEKIEDVEEKSVKSRGEEMP, encoded by the exons ATGTCAAAGCTGGAGACCATGCTGGAAGATGGACTCAGATCAGAGTTAatgctccagcagcagctgaagaccTTGAGTAAGAACCTcaggcagcagctgcaggagacagagaggagacagagagaggagctggAGAGGAGGATTCATCAGAACGCTCTACTGTCAACAGATGTAGACAGAGAGTCTGGTGATAAAAATGAAGTGAACCATCTGGCAGA ACAGGTGGGAATGGTGAGATCCACCTCCACATCTCCCCTGACTACAGACAAAGAGACTTTGCATCATCCGAGACAGTCAGACACGCCTAACTCATCTTCTACAGTCTGGGTATCTCCAACATACAGGACGTTCACGCTGACTCCTGCCAGGATTCAACAGTGTGAGCGGTTTGCTTTATCTAAAACAACACAGATGagcaaggaggaggaggcagaggctGAGTGTCAGAAGAAGTTCTGCGCTCTCCCAGCCCCCAGCAATGTCAGTCAACCCCTATATCAGGAGATGGTGGAgctgagagagaaggagaggaagcaggGCCGTGAGCAGAGGAGGGACTTCTTGCTCTCCATTCAAAAACCTTTCAGTTtccaagagagagaaaaggagaaaagagagaagctGATAGCAATGTTAAACCAAGTCTCAAATGATCAGAAAAACAAGGCTGCTACTGTTAGAAAACCTCGTCACAAAGAAGTAAAAGACTCGTCAGGCTCTGAGCTTAAAG AACAGGAGATCTGCAGACAAGCATCCACTTGGACAACAGTGGGTTATGAGAATCCTACTGTGTCTGTTAGCTCAAAACTTCGCACTGCTGAGCGCACCAGGAAAGAAAAGTTGGGATTCCTGGATGAGAGGCCCAGCTTCCAGCCAAAAATCATCCATCAGGTCCCTGATTTCAGCAGGCTACACAAAGCCTTGCAGACAGAGGGCCTGAGAAAAACACAGAGTAAAGATGTTAAAGATGTGATCAAATGTCAGCCCTTCTTTCTGAGGACATCAGCTCTCCCCGCAAGGCAAAGTAGGATGAGCCCTGAAAACTCACAG GTACCAAAAAGAAGAAATCTCAGTAGAAGCAAGTCACTTGGGGCCTTAACATCACTGTCCACAGACACACTCCCAACATACATCACAGATGCTGTGAGGAAGCGCTGCATGGCCATAAG AAAGTCAATGGAGATGAGGGATAGCAAGAATCAAGAGACTGCAGACTGGTTGAGGAAGTACCAAATGAGGTCCCAGGCCATGAAGAAGACAGTCACACTACATGCAAAGTTGTTGGACCCACACAGCAGCTTGAAAGAGGTGTATAATGAAAAACTGCAGCACCATCG GGAGGCTGACCAACAAAGGATGAGAGAGTATACAAGAGAGTTACAGGATATCAAGGCACGAGTAAGAGAACGCCCTTATTTGTTTGAACAACTGAAACAG AAAAATGCAAAGGCTCATGCAGAGCAGACATACAGGAACACGCTGATGAAAGCCGGCTTGAAGGAGCAATTTGTTGAAGAAAATGGAGAAGCAGTTGAAGTAAAATCAACATCAACTAGCTCTGAGGACAATACAGATGAGAATGACATTCAAAGCAG GGAAGAAAATTTAGACGACGGGGAGAAAATTGAAGATGTGGAAGAGAAGAGCGTGAAGTCCCGAGGGGAAGAAATGCCATGA
- the fam161b gene encoding protein FAM161B isoform X2, with translation MVRSTSTSPLTTDKETLHHPRQSDTPNSSSTVWVSPTYRTFTLTPARIQQCERFALSKTTQMSKEEEAEAECQKKFCALPAPSNVSQPLYQEMVELREKERKQGREQRRDFLLSIQKPFSFQEREKEKREKLIAMLNQVSNDQKNKAATVRKPRHKEVKDSSGSELKEQEICRQASTWTTVGYENPTVSVSSKLRTAERTRKEKLGFLDERPSFQPKIIHQVPDFSRLHKALQTEGLRKTQSKDVKDVIKCQPFFLRTSALPARQSRMSPENSQVPKRRNLSRSKSLGALTSLSTDTLPTYITDAVRKRCMAIRKSMEMRDSKNQETADWLRKYQMRSQAMKKTVTLHAKLLDPHSSLKEVYNEKLQHHREADQQRMREYTRELQDIKARVRERPYLFEQLKQKNAKAHAEQTYRNTLMKAGLKEQFVEENGEAVEVKSTSTSSEDNTDENDIQSREENLDDGEKIEDVEEKSVKSRGEEMP, from the exons ATGGTGAGATCCACCTCCACATCTCCCCTGACTACAGACAAAGAGACTTTGCATCATCCGAGACAGTCAGACACGCCTAACTCATCTTCTACAGTCTGGGTATCTCCAACATACAGGACGTTCACGCTGACTCCTGCCAGGATTCAACAGTGTGAGCGGTTTGCTTTATCTAAAACAACACAGATGagcaaggaggaggaggcagaggctGAGTGTCAGAAGAAGTTCTGCGCTCTCCCAGCCCCCAGCAATGTCAGTCAACCCCTATATCAGGAGATGGTGGAgctgagagagaaggagaggaagcaggGCCGTGAGCAGAGGAGGGACTTCTTGCTCTCCATTCAAAAACCTTTCAGTTtccaagagagagaaaaggagaaaagagagaagctGATAGCAATGTTAAACCAAGTCTCAAATGATCAGAAAAACAAGGCTGCTACTGTTAGAAAACCTCGTCACAAAGAAGTAAAAGACTCGTCAGGCTCTGAGCTTAAAG AACAGGAGATCTGCAGACAAGCATCCACTTGGACAACAGTGGGTTATGAGAATCCTACTGTGTCTGTTAGCTCAAAACTTCGCACTGCTGAGCGCACCAGGAAAGAAAAGTTGGGATTCCTGGATGAGAGGCCCAGCTTCCAGCCAAAAATCATCCATCAGGTCCCTGATTTCAGCAGGCTACACAAAGCCTTGCAGACAGAGGGCCTGAGAAAAACACAGAGTAAAGATGTTAAAGATGTGATCAAATGTCAGCCCTTCTTTCTGAGGACATCAGCTCTCCCCGCAAGGCAAAGTAGGATGAGCCCTGAAAACTCACAG GTACCAAAAAGAAGAAATCTCAGTAGAAGCAAGTCACTTGGGGCCTTAACATCACTGTCCACAGACACACTCCCAACATACATCACAGATGCTGTGAGGAAGCGCTGCATGGCCATAAG AAAGTCAATGGAGATGAGGGATAGCAAGAATCAAGAGACTGCAGACTGGTTGAGGAAGTACCAAATGAGGTCCCAGGCCATGAAGAAGACAGTCACACTACATGCAAAGTTGTTGGACCCACACAGCAGCTTGAAAGAGGTGTATAATGAAAAACTGCAGCACCATCG GGAGGCTGACCAACAAAGGATGAGAGAGTATACAAGAGAGTTACAGGATATCAAGGCACGAGTAAGAGAACGCCCTTATTTGTTTGAACAACTGAAACAG AAAAATGCAAAGGCTCATGCAGAGCAGACATACAGGAACACGCTGATGAAAGCCGGCTTGAAGGAGCAATTTGTTGAAGAAAATGGAGAAGCAGTTGAAGTAAAATCAACATCAACTAGCTCTGAGGACAATACAGATGAGAATGACATTCAAAGCAG GGAAGAAAATTTAGACGACGGGGAGAAAATTGAAGATGTGGAAGAGAAGAGCGTGAAGTCCCGAGGGGAAGAAATGCCATGA
- the coq6 gene encoding ubiquinone biosynthesis monooxygenase COQ6, mitochondrial isoform X2 — protein MHKLTKATLALNGVGRCYIAERHLSAIKNISRGLVCSEHGEDSGKREVYDVIISGGGMVGSAMACSLGMDPNLAGKKILLLEAGNKKVMDKVPDTYSTRVSSISPGSATLLSGIGAWEHITKMRCKPYKKMQVWDACSDALITFDKENLQDEMAYIVENDVVVAALTKQLDSLSDNVEVKYRSKVVKYAWPMLHQAADSIPWVQVMLANGEMIQTKLLIGADGPNSMVRQELGIPTVKWNYDQSAVVAVLHLSEPTENNVAWQRFLPTGPIAMLPLSDTESSLVWSTSHRLAEELLELDEESFVDAINSAFWSNENQSELIETAGSLFRGALSAIMPSAGSPRQLPPSVAGIGPKTRVMFPLGMGHASEYIRHRVALIGDAAHRVHPLAGQGANLGFGDVACLTQLLSQAAFNGKDLGAMQHLLEYETERQRHNLPMMAAIDLMKRLYSTNVAPVVLLRTFGLQATNMLPALKEQIMAFASK, from the exons ATGCATAAGCTCACAAAGGCGACGCTGGCCCTTAACGGTGTTGGCCGGTGTTATATTGCAGAAAGGCATTTATCTGCTATAAAAAACATTAGCCGAGGGTTAGTGTGTTCAGAACATGGGGAAGACTCTGGCAAGCGTGAGGTATATGATGTTATCATATCCGGGGGAGGAATGGTTGGATCTGCAATGGCATGTTCCCTGG GCATGGATCCCAACTTGGCGGGTAAGAAGATTCTCCTGCTTGAAGCGGGGAATAAGAAAGTGATGGACAAGGTCCCAGACACCTATAGCACCAGAGTCAGCTCCATCAGCCCAGGCTCTGCCACCCTCCTCAGTG GTATTGGAGCATGGGAACACATCACGAAGATGAGATGCAAGCCCTATAAAAAGATGCAG GTTTGGGATGCCTGCTCTGATGCCCTGATCACATTCGATAAGGAAAACCTGCAGGATGAGATGGCGTACATCGTGGAGAACGACGTCGTTGTGGCTGCACTCACTAAACAGCTGGACAGCCTGTCCG ATAACGTGGAAGTTAAGTACAGGTCCAAGGTGGTGAAGTACGCGTGGCCCATGCTCCACCAGGCAGCAGACTCCATCCCATGGGTCCAGGTCATGTTGGCCAATGGAGAGATGATTCAAACCAAGCTGCTG ATTGGTGCAGATGGACCAAACTCAATGGTGAGGCAGGAATTGGGGATACCCACAGTCAAATGGAATTATGACCAATCTGCTGTGGTTGCTGTGCTGCACCTATCAGAG CCCACGGAGAACAATGTAGCATGGCAGAGATTCCTCCCAACAGGACCCATTGCAATGTTACCG CTGTCGGACACAGAGAGCTCTCTGGTGTGGTCGACCAGCCATCGGCTCGCAgaggagctgctggagctggATGAGGAGAGCTTTGTCGACGCTATCAACTCTGCCTTC TGGAGTAATGAGAACCAGTCAGAGCTGATAGAGACAGCTGGCTCTCTGTTCCGCGGCGCCCTGTCAGCCATCATGCCGTCTGCAGGTTCACCTCGACAGCTTCCCCCAAGTGTGGCAGGGATCGGCCCAAAGACCCGAGTCATGTTTCCTCTGGGCATGGGTCATGCATCAGAGTACATCAGGCACCGGGTAGCTCTCATTGG GGACGCAGCCCATAGAGTCCATCCTCTGGCTGGTCAGGGAGCCAACCTGGGCTTTGGAGATGTAGCTTGTCTCACGCAGCTCCTGAGCCAGGCGGCCTTTAACGGGAAGGACCTGG GAGCGATGCAGCATCTGTTAGAATATGAAACTGAACGCCAGCGACACAATCTGCCCATGATGGCCGCAATCGACCTCATGAAACGCCTTTATTCCACTAACGTTGCTCCTGTTGTTCTCCTACGCACCTTTGGCCTGCAGGCCACCAACATGCTCCCAGCGCTTAAA GAGCAGATCATGGCATTTGCAAGCAAGTGA